GCACTTACATGTCGAAAGTCTCGATATGGGCACACCAAACACTTGGACCTCGCATAGTTGGAAGGAATCCCCGTAGTTCTTCGATACCTCTCCGGAGAGACGTAGGAAGCGTCCAGTGACGGCGTTGTCGCACGGGATGGGGAGGGTAACACCAGGGGTAGTGACGCTTCCTGGATAGTAAAGGCAGTTGTGGGGAGCTGCCGTTGGGTGTATGGAGGGGTTTTTGTCGTACATATCAACTGAGAAGTCGCGAAGCCTTCCAGCTGAAAGTATAACAAGTAACCTAATTTCCATGTGGTTTTCTTTGGTCTGTGTGTTTTTTCagtataatccagtgatcaacagcatgaccattgagtgagtgagtgagtgagagtattTTATGACACTTTTAGCACGGGTGGGGAAAACTACgagaggaatcgaaccagggacGAGCATAAGCTTTGACCGTTGGGCAGTCCAGCCGCCCGACCATTGATTGAGGCAATCCAATGATTAGCATCAGCTGCACACCAATACAGATATATGGCTGCAGTATCTAAGAATCGACCAGGCAAACCTGAACGTTGATGTAATGAGCACCGTCCATACAATGTCTGTAGATGGCACCAGAACGCGTGTTGAGTATTACCGCTTTTATAGCTGAATGAATTTGTTAGAACAGTTAGTATGAACTGTCTCTAATAGAAACGTGCGAATAGAGCAAGTCAGTTTGATTTTCTCCACTTCAAGTATTCCATCATTGTCAAGTCAGATCAACCGACATTATTGCACCATGGCCGTCTCCCTGGTGTAGAGGACTAACATTAGACTTTGAAATGAGCAATGTTAaaggaaaaataaacaaacacacccATGTCTCGCGTGGATGACTCTAAGTGGATCCGACGTGAACGACATCTAATTTGACACAGGGCACCAATCCCAATTATCATGTTTAAATCATTCGTTACATaagagggttggctgaaaagttctcagcctgagtggtttttccccaccaggtagagacaggtgtttgccaccaatgaggacaatcatttagtgaatcatagacacaagaactacaaacgtactaatagttttatctcaactacagctcttttggtaaacctaccctctgaaatcatcagaaatagacaaaactgaatacagggcagtcatcaagtacttgcaaaagaaagggatgtccccaacacagatacatgctgacatggtctccactctaggggatgatgctccttcattttccacagtaaagaagtgggctgcagaatttaagcgtggcagacaaagccttgatgatgacccacgctcaggaaggccttcaacagcaaccactccagaaaacatcacgcgagtgctcgatatgttgatggatgatcgacgattgactactcgacatattgctagtgtagtgggcatctctcatgagagggttgagcatattatcaccaacgaattaggaatgactaaagtttctgcaagatgggtgccaaagctcttgacagcagaacagaaacgtgtcaggttccagacgtcccttgacaatttgcgttgttttgaagcagatcccgatgattttgtggcacgatttgtaaccatggatgagacctggatacatcactttcaaccagaaacaaaactacagtcaaaacagtggaagcatcctgattcaccagctccgaagaaagccaagtctgttccttcagctggaaaggtgatggcatcagtcttttgggattccaggggtattctgctcattgattatcttgaaaaaggtcaaactatcaacggcagatactatgctgatctactgaaccagttgcgagaagcaatcaaagccaaacgacgaaggatgatcgctaaaggtgtcctcttccaccaagacaatgcgcctgttcacaaatcggtggtggccatgtcaacaatccgcgattgtggctttgaactcattgaccatcctccttattcacctgatttggctccttctgacttccacctgttccccaaaatgaaaaaggtactcgccggtcgccattttgcaagtaatgatgacgtcatttccgctgtgactgatttttttagggtagctgggattcgggccttgcagcatcgctggcaaaagtgtgtgaacttggaaggggactatgtagaaaaataaattacaaacgtggactttgtaactttatttcacagtgaggcttagaacttttcagccaaccctcgtacacCTGGGACATTATCTACACAGAATTCGTAGCTCGCCGTTCGTgagtccatgtgtgtgtgtgtgtgtgtgtgtgtgtgtgtgtgtgtgtgtgtttacgagCGCTTTATAATGTAATCACGACAGCAGTCCCCTCCCTCCACCCATGATAACAAGCATAGCCGTAAGAATGTTCGTAACGTTGGGAATGCTTTGTGGATTGGGATTCTGAGATCTAACTTTATGTCATACTCACGACAGCAGTCCTTTCGATTCGTGACCTTGACTTTCGTCACCACGACCTTGCCTTGCAAATCGACTTGCCACCAAGGGTCTCTTTCGCCAAGGGCAAAACAACTTCCGCTGCCCCACGATGTCAAATCTGGCCGTCCATCATTTATCACACTAGGTGCTCTGGAGGGCGTACTTGATGCGTTTGATGGCTTGTTTTCAGCTAAGTTTATCTCTGGGGGAAACGCAAAAAGGACATGATGTTCATTCAAAGGACATATTGATGCTGTTTGGGTGACAACCATGGAAGTT
The window above is part of the Haliotis asinina isolate JCU_RB_2024 chromosome 1, JCU_Hal_asi_v2, whole genome shotgun sequence genome. Proteins encoded here:
- the LOC137281535 gene encoding fucolectin-1-like — translated: MASRVFISFYVILFHIYCAEAEINLAENKPSNASSTPSRAPSVINDGRPDLTSWGSGSCFALGERDPWWQVDLQGKVVVTKVKVTNRKDCCPGRLRDFSVDMYDKNPSIHPTAAPHNCLYYPGSVTTPGVTLPIPCDNAVTGRFLRLSGEVSKNYGDSFQLCEVQVFGVPISRLSTCASLVYYEGKRFNKSPSRTITVGSDGRAACASDCERDFACAGFNILFESEVTCELINGATISTQVSDASWDCYLYKPCPITCGL